A stretch of DNA from Manis pentadactyla isolate mManPen7 chromosome 19, mManPen7.hap1, whole genome shotgun sequence:
caaatagctttaaaaaaaaatggcttaAGACTCCTTGCAGAGAACCAAAGGAGATGAGAGGCAAGAACCTTAAAGATACCTGACCTAACTTCACCCATTCCCAGAAGACACCGGGACTCCCCATTCACGCCCTGCCTCCCAGCGCCATCATGACGCAGCCCTTGAGATGCGGAAGCTGAACGGCCCAATCCCGTGTGTGGCGACTGGACGGCAGGGCTGCACCTACAGCAAACTGGCTACACGGAAGCTTGTGGCTCCTCGGGTTCTCAGACTTCTTGGCCCTGCTAGGCCCACCTCACCACCTCGTCACCCCAGAGGGGCGATCTCAGCCCTGGCCCCCAGTGCCCCCGCGGGCGGGGCGGTGGCAGGGGCTAAAGGCTGGCTGGATGCACCGCCTTGGATGACACAGCCCAAGTGTTCCCGTGGGATGCAGGAGCCCTGTCTGGCTCCAGCCCGAAGTAGGTCAGATTTCAGATAAGTGGGTGGTTTTCCTGTAAGTGCAGAAACCCTCTTCTGTACTTAATGAGAAACAGACTCGTTGACTTACCCAGCACACAGGACCAGAAGATGGAGAGAGTCCCGCCTCTGCTCCTCCTTCCCATCCCCAAGTCCCCACACCACACACTTCTTCAAACTGTCCCTCTGGCCTTAACCTTCCTCTCTGTCACCAGGACTGTCAAACCCTAACTGCTCCCAGTGTTTCTCTGCTCAGGAACCTGAAACAACTGGAGTCAAGCACCTCCGTCCAGTCAATACTCCTCCGCCCGGCACCAAGGCCTTTCTTATTGCAGGGTTTCCTCAGCACTCCCTGCAGGAAGCCACTGCGGCAAAGCGCTACTGGAGTCCCAATACCCCCAGTGACACGTCTCAGCAGTGGCCTGCAGTAGGATTTGCAGTTTGTGACCACTCAGTGTATCTTCCATCCCTGCTCGAACCTTGTCGAGGGAGGAATCATGCCACAATCTTATTGTTTCTGGACACCACAGTCCCCTACAGCTAACTGGAGTCCACAGACCCTgccaccctcctcccccaccatcttTCCCCAGCAAAAAGCAGGAATCCAGAAGTCTCTCAGGAGATCTGTCTAGCCCCCAAGCTCTATGCAAAGCTTCCAAACCAGTCCAGGGCAATAGGGATTGGTGCTAACTTTAATCCTCTTTAGGGGCAGGTATTTCACTTACTTTCCTCCTGTTGAACTAGATTTTATGTCTAACAACTGTGGTAAGTTTATCACAGAAACCTGACTTCCCCCAGTAGTCAAAGATACCTGAGATCAGAAATACTGTCCGTATTTGGGGTCACAAGCCCCCTCCCCATATACAAATTTGTACATAAAATTCTTAGGGTCTTCAATGGCCAGGAACCCAGTTTAGAAGGTGcgtgcagagaaaaatgcaaagcaGTCATGGAGGCAGGTGCTGATCGTGTGGAGGGCACTTTACACTGGGAACagtggagatccaaggacaggaTAACGAATGAGACGGCCCAGCACGGGAACAGGAGACCACACCGAAAAGGAGGACAGGGGTCAGGGCAGCCAGCTCTGTCAGACCGAATGTTTATTTCAACAGACAtccctggtttaaaaaaaaagggtgtAAGGAGGGGTTCGACATTTCATCACACCCAGTGGGGAGCAAGACTCCGGTCCAAGAACTCAGAGCCCCTTCTGAGGCATCATCACGCGAGTCTCTGCTAGCTCCAAGACAGAAAGGAGCCGAATTTTCTAACTTTTGTTAGGAAAAATCTATCAAATATGTTCATTCTCGCAGAGACGAGGGCTGGGACCCCAGAGGTGAAGCTGGGGGCTGGGCCGGCTGGGCTGCAGGCGATCCCGGGAGTGACCAAGTCAGAGGCCTAGAATCCGTATTTGGCTTGGGTCTGCCGGCGGCTCAGCCTGTTCTCCGACCAGGCATTCTTCAGTTCCAGCTCCCGCTCCTTCGCCTATGCCAAGGAAGAAGGGTGGGCATGAAGTCAGACTTCCTCTTGCCTCTGTGAGCTtcccaattaaaaatttttctcccaTCACAACAGTTATAAGAATACAGCAAGTCCCTTGAAGACCTGATTTTCTCTTACTCAAACAGAAGCATAAGACCTtgagaaagcaaaatgaaatCACCTCTTTGGGGAGCTAACAGAGTTTAAGCAGAATCAAGACTCAAGAATCCTTATCTTTCCATCTGCTAGAATTAAACCTGAAACACTCAAACAGAAAATGGACAAGAACCAGAATTTGACATCTGCAAGGAGGACGAATCAACTGCCCTGGACACGTGACCAGCCAAGTGGGAGAGGGCAGCCTCAAAGATTTGGACAGGTCAAAACGGGACTCCAGCCAACCGTAATTTAGCCTCGAGATGCAGTTTTGCTGTTGTTCTGGATAAAGTGCATGTGGTACCCTAGAAATTCGCACCACTTTAAAGTACAAACTGAAGCTTCAAAAAACTGGAATGTACTAGAATTACAACTTCGTCCTCTGACCTCGAGCACTCCtggctccatattgctttctgagAAGGTACAAGCACCACCCTCACCAGGGGTCCCTCAACCTCACCTGCACAAGGTTATCTGAGGGCCTGCTTTTTCCCCTGGAATAAGGGGGAAGGGGCTGAGAGTTTGGGTTTGAAAAAAGACACCACCCTCAAATTTTTTCCCTATAAGTAACAAGATAGGGGAAGGTACAAGGGAGCTCCTGAAAAGGAAGGTGGAAATCTGACAAGAACAACGCAAGCACAACTTGCCACGGAAACCGCCAAGCAGCCAGCATGTACTCTCCCAGGGAAAGGCCGGGAAAGGGTCTGACTCCTGGCTGTATCTTTGCCACCATCTAGTACAGCAGGTCTCAAAAAGATGTTTAATGATTAAATGAATATTTGAAAGCTGCCAGGTCCTATCAAATAAATACTGGGACATGTTCTAGTTCCAAAACACATTTTGGGGTCATCTGTAACTATGAACTATTTGTGTCGGTATTTCCTGCCAGATAAGTGGAGAAGACAAAACCAACCTTCTCATCGGTTGGATGTTTTGCTAAAAGCTGCTGaaccaattttttcttttaatagttttttaaattactaaataaACTTGCTATTTAAAAGAACCCTACGATAAACCATTTCACTTCGCTCCCCTTTTATATTTGTGTTTCGGGTATGTGAATTTTCACTTACAGACTTGACTCCAAGCATCTGTACTTGAGTCTCTCTAAAGTGAGCCTGACGCAGCGTATGTTGACTCTGAAGGACACACACACCCCCTAGTGGTCACATGGAGAACCAGGGCGGGCGCTGCGGAAAGCTGGTGCCTGGTTCAGGGCTTCCAGCCCAGATCTCAGCCTTCAAATTCCCAGGTTTACAGGATCCTGCCTGGCAGGCTAGGGACCCTCAGCCCCCTCACCTGATGAATCAGATACGTGATCTGGTGTTTTCGTCGCTGCTGACCTGTTGGCTGCTCACCTTTCTTCTgcaagggaagaaaacatgatcaTTAAACCACAGGAAGAAGAGCAGAAGCTTCCGTACATCCCAGCGGTGCAAGGTTGGGGACTGAGAAACCAACTACACAGCACAAATCCCAGAGGAGAAAATCAGCTTGGAGCTGTTTCTATGTCTATATACTTACAaagcaattatttttattaaagccaTTATGCAATAACCCAAGGCAGAGTACTTGCCTGAAATAGCCTGCTAGTATATCCCCATTAGACTGGAAATACTTTGAGGTCAGGACTGGGTCTTCTATTTCTTTAGTAACCCCATCCCACTGCCGGTACCACGCACAGGCTCTGCCCACAGTGGCAACTTGATACCAGTTTTAGTGCCTACAGTCAGTCTAAAACAGCTTAAGTGCCAGGGCACAGGCAACCTCCCTCCTTCCCAACCCTCTCAACCTCTCTGCCCATCTCCCCTTTGGGCCCTCTCCATCTCTGTCCCCTTCTCCCCAGTCAGCCCAGATGTCTAGCCATCTCTTACCTACTGCTTACCAAGTTCGTTCTCATTAATTACCTTTAGCTGAAACCCCACCTCCCCCATTCTAGTAAATGCTAACAGCTTCCCTGGAATTAAAATTTCCACCATCACCCCACCTCTCCCCAGTCTTCCAGCCTCCAACCGTAACTGCCTGAACCCCTCACCAAACTCTGATGCAAATGATTTACTGTCAAAGTCTATATTAGTCTGGGCTTTCATTCTGTGGTTTTTCTGTCCCCTGCCAGTGTTGTCTCAGACTAGAAGCTTCCTAATCAGCCCCGCCCAACTCCCAAAACTCCTCTCTGGAGGCTCCTCGGCACTTATGTAGTCAATTTGCACTGTAATCATTTACACTCAAGTGTCCTTACATCTTTTTTTCCCAACTATATAGTAAACTCCTCAAAGATACAGGACTGtatctttctgttctttttaaaggTCTAGCTCAGTATAAAGAGATGGGAGAAAGAGAACTTGGACCTGGGAAAATACTAAACTCCAATTCCTTGCTGCTGTTTAACACCATTTCATGTGACAGTTAGAGATGACACACATGAACCATCCAGCCCCATTCCCAGCACAGGGTGGGCACTGACACTGGTCAGTACAGTAGCTGTTACTAGGTGATGGGTGCTTCTCGACCCACGTTAGTATGGCATGCTCTCCTAAGTGGTTTTTCCAGTAAACAGTGATGGATCTATGCTGCTCTAACCACAATCCTTTGCTCTGTCCTGAATGACCGCCAGCATTCAGTTAAAACAAACGGCTGGGGCCCAGATGGCCATCTGTGGCCACAGAACAAAGCAAGGGAAACggggaggagaagggagtttGATGCCCGACCTTGGCCTTGCAGGTGCTGGGCTCGGATCCAGGGCTTCCCCACATTTCCCACCCCTGTGGCAGGCTCATAAATGTCCAGATTTGCTGTACTCAGCTACCAGGCCAAGAGATGTTCATCATACTGACTGAAGAAAACTAGCAGAGAAGCCAGCAGTGTGGTGTGGGAAATGTGAAGAATAAAGCATTTGAAAACCGCAGCTGGCTACgataaaatatggaaagaaaggagagagggaagagtTGCACATTCAGAATCTAGGACCCCAGGTTTTCTGAGGTGCTGATGTGAAGAGCTCAAAGGTGTGCTGGGCCTTGTCCCAGCTTAACAGGATGCAGACGGGGTATGACTGTGGGCAAAGGGTAGAGCAGCTGTGGGTTCTGTCCAACCAGGGACAGAGCCACAACAAATCAGAGATCTTCCTAACTGCAAGATGGGAAACTGCGCCAACCATTCAGTCTCGGCAACCAGACCCCACCATCCAAATGGAGAGCAAAGGGCCACAGAGTTCTGGCAGAAGCTGTACCCGTGAGGCTTGGCGCAGACTCCAGCACCACAGGCAGCAGGTGTTAGGATGGTAACAATGGGCGGTGGGGTCAGAATGGGGAGTAGGACCAGATTTTGCTTTGTGGCCTCCCAAGACGGCCACCCAGCTGACCTTTCCCACTTACTTTGCTGAATGACTTCATGGTCTTCTCTTCTGTCAGTGACTTGGTCATCCACTGCTGGGCCCCACTGAGCTGGTCATCACCTTTGATCTCCACAAAGTTGATCTCCTCCCTCCCTCGGTTCCTCTTGCCCTGCAGCCGCTTAAactggaaagggaaaaaaaatgcaggCGTGGGGCAGCTGGTGGGGGATCAGGAGACGTCACCAAGAATCCGGAGCTTATGGATTGGTTCCGTGACTCCCCTACTCCACTGCACCCTCAGCTCCCCTCTGCGCAATACATCCTTTCACCCTGTCACCTACCAAGCTCTCCTGATGCCAGAGGGAAAGCTCCTGCTCACAAGTTCTCCCAGACGCAGGGAACAGGTCAAGAGGTAATCCCAGACATGAGTGAGTGCAGAGTCAGTGGGAGAGATTTGCGCTCAAATTATGTATAAAGTGTATCTTCCTAAAAGGACTACATAcagtgttctttttttaatagtgCTTTCACTCTAGGATTATTGTGAGATTCAAAGGAGATAATGGAAAAGCTTGCCTGTAGCTAATATTATGCCTAGTGTTCATTAGTACCTAATAAACCTTTTTAAACAGAATCCTTTAGGATTAATCCTGTCATTATGATAGCTTTGAAGCTGAAGGTTTTCTGGCTAGATTCATGAATTCATTTATCCAGTGTTGGGAGAATGCTGTGTCAAAGATCTATATTTGACAGAACCTGAAATATCCAATTCCTGTCTTCAAGAACATTATCATTCACTTAGGGAAACAAAATACACACACGACTAAAATACTGTGTAAGACATGAGATGACTTTATTTGACACTTCTTTCTATAGCTATATCTTTAAGTATATCTCCCCAAAATTAGTTTATCTGATCAGCTTTATGCAAGTACTTAGGTTATTTTTTGACCAAACATGGGTTACTCTAGTCACTTAGTATCAGAATTGACTCGCCAGTCCACTAGCTTATACATTAGTTCTCCACTGCAACAACCTTCCAATAATCCCCCTTTTTTTGTCAAATTAAGAAtccagggtaaaaaaaaaaactagatttcTCCTCTAAAAATCAGTTCTTTTACATGTCTGTTCCTTCTCATTGGTTTGATATCACCAAATCAGCAGACCCCACACCACAGCGGACATCAGAGAGGAAGAATGTGGAGCTGGCTAGGGAGGGAGCCTCACAAAAAAAGGCCTGGCAAAATTTTCTAGTGACCACTACTCACAAAAAATGCAGATCACACCACAAGTCATTCAGAGATGTGCCTGGAAGGGAATGTGGGTGAAGGggaaccaaattaaaaaacactCAGAAACTCCGGTTAGACCCAGGTCCTAGTCTGAGCACTACTGAGGTGTCCCAGGATCACTCTACCCACAAGAAACTGACTGTTGCCACGGGACAAGTTCTCTGTTCCTCCTAGGCTTAGGATAACAAAGGCCCACCTAACAGCAGAGTTATCCACAGGCGTTAAGTGTGCAAAGGGATGGACCCCTTTCTATGAAAAGATGAACCgggaactttttaaataaaaacctgCACGCAAAGAGGTAGCACCCTGTATTCCTCCAACCTCCTCCTAATACAGGCTGTGGCCTGCCTACCAATGGAACAATACTTTATATCCTAAACGTGGCTTCATGGCCCCAAGACATGGGGCTTTCTTCCCCCATTGCGCTGAGGTTGGCCAGCTCAGTAGCAAGGGATCCAGTTATGTGAAATGTAAGGGTTATTTTCTGTGGCTGCTGTTTCCTTCCAAAATCCACTCTCCCCTTCTCCGTTAATGTGAATGAACCCGACATTTTCACTAGGCATATCCCCACCCAACTAAGACTACATTTCCTAGGCCCCCTGCACCTAGGTATGGCCACATGATCAGATTCTAGTCAATGAGATAGAAGTGGAAGTGGTCTTAGGAACTTTCAGGTGGTCTCCAGAAAGGGGAGAGAGAATGTCCCTCTTCTGTCCTTCTCCACCCTGCTGCACATGGGTGGCCGGATGCAGACTGTCGGCTGTAGTCTTAGCTGCTGTCACTAaccaacagaataaaggccacaCCAAGGGATGGCAAAGCAAAGCTCAGAAGGGCAGTGGGTCTGTGACAACTGTGTGGAGCTGCCACACCACACCAGCCCGGCCTGCCTACCTCTAGCCTTTTTGATGAGGGAAAATATTAATTTCTCTTGTATAAGCCACTATTATTTGGAGTTTCTCAGTCAATATGCTGCCATGCCTAATCCCAACTGAATAtagtttaaaaacataatttcctTTAGCTTCAGATTTGAAACCTGATGTCCATGGGTCCAACACAATCACTGCTGCTTTGTTAACTTACTGCTTCGTCATCGATGAAGGAGGCGTCTGGGGCAATCTCCTGCGGGGGCACCAGGGCCGGGTCCTGTGCAGGATAGTAGCCACCACTGTAATAATCCTGCAGCCAAGAGGGGAAAAAACACACCCACTGAGGGCCCAGTGGAGAGCGGGCAGGTCTGCCCAGGAACAGAGAAAACCCTCCTCAGAAGCAGTGGTGACGCCCTCACAAGAGACCCCTCAAATGAGCCAGGTAAAGGCACAGATCCCGAGGACCTACCCTGTTACTCAAGCACCGCCTCTGCGGCTTACTGATGGATATTTTTTAGGGAGGGGTGGCAAACAAAAACGTTCACTCCTGCTTCAATTTACGCCCCGCTCCCTGCGCTGCTCCCCAGGGTGATTCCCACCCCTTACCTCGACCAGCCCTCAGCCCTGCTCCTCCCGCTCGTGAGACCCCAGTAAGCTCTGACGTAAGCAAGTGAGAGGAGACGTGAGGGCATGCCACCCCTGCTTCTCACCCCATTCAGGGCCTCTGAACACAGGAGGCTGCCTAtaacggggggtgggggggggtggccGAACTCAGATACAAATCGCCGTAAGGGTGATATGGAATTTACAAAGCTGGCAATAAACCAGGTTTGTATGACCAGATTTTCAGTTCAGGAATCTGGTAATTCCCCTTGGAGGTAAGCTGTCCAGATACTGCCGTGGACCCAAAAAAAGATGGATAAAGGCAGGGACAAGGGCCCTGAGGACACCCTGCCAGGCAGCCACAGGTCTGAGAAACCGTTTCCACCCTGCCTACACTTTTTCCCTATTCTTGCACCCTTGCTGAAACTCAAAAAAATGCCCCTCTAAGAACTTTGGTTTTATAGAGAGCTAAACAGAAAATAAGCTTTAATATTGactaaataaaacacataaaagcTCAGAGAGATTAGAGCATGTTTCTCTGTAGaagtatttataataaaatacatttaaattgcAGGGTCCCCTAGTATACTGAACCGCTTTAATTTGCATAGACCGCCACAATGGTGTTTGTGACTAGATACTGAATTACAATTTGTTATTCATTTGTTGTATGTAAATCAGTGGTTTCTTAGATTTAaaaagcctttctttttttttttttactacagaattcttattttcctcctccttctAGCAACGTTGAGGGGAGAGAATACTGCCCCTGATCTGCCTACAGGACACAACAGGGTTTAACAGCAAATATGTAGGAAATACAATTGTTTTCAAAGTCTTTGATGAGAAGAGGGTCTCCCCAAAGCCCACCCACCATGGGCCCCTATCCATGCCCAGACTGAAGATAAGATTAAGAATGACCATTCGGAGAATCACAGTGGTTGAAGGGGACTTAAGTCTTCCAAGATCCCAGCCTGTGAGGGAAAATGTCTACGGCTGCCCCCAACAGGACCAGCCAGCTGCCGCTGCTCAGCCACCACTGCAGGGTCCCTGAGCCCCTGCGAGCCCTCTCCACCCAGGCGAGGCTCTGACTGCCTCAGACGCCTTCCTATACCTACTTACACGGGCAGCCTACCTCCCACTCTCCGAGGGCACACAGAACGAAGCTAAATAACGCTTCCAAATAACAATTCGATGAGAAGTTATCGTAAccgtttactgagcatttaccatGTTCCAGGAACTGTGTAAGCTGCTAATTCTCCTAGCAACCCTATGAGGTTGCCATTATGGGTCCTGTTCTGTTGCTGAGGAATcttgagactcagagaggcagcTAAGGAATTTGCCCAGGCTCAACAGGGCTTGGGATTCGAACCCCAAACAACCCTCAGAGCCCATTCTTGATCACAGCCCCAACTGTGGTCCCCTAGCTTCCCCTCTCCAGGGACTTGCCCCAGTCCTTCTGTTCTCACGACTCACTGGAAGCCCCCCACCATTCTCCTTAATCCTTCTGCATTCAATTCAGAGACTCTCCCTTCCTCGTCTCCCTCCCTCCGGTCCCCATCTCCAGAACCTTCAGGGACTGACTGCCACCTAGAGGTCCACACCATAGCTCACTGCTCACCATCCACCTCTGGGAGGCTATCTTGAATCCCTCTTCCACTTTCTCCCTACACCTCCCACCAGCTGCTACAGTAAGATTTTGTTTTCAGAATAAAGGTGTCGATTATGTGGTTCTACCCGTGAGACTTCAAGACTTAGGCAACTTTAGACCAATATGGTTCAGAATAAAAGTTGTGTGCCTTCAGGCCTGATATGTCTCAGAAAATCAAGACGTTAGAAGATTCATAAATTCAGCCAAAGAGACTCCACCGAGGTCATGTCATGGGCTCAAAGCTCTCCCCGACCACCAAGCTCCAACATTCCTTGGCCTGCCCTCCAGGCCTCCTACCCACCTGATAATAAGCACCAGCGGCATTAGCGTCGCCATATGTGGAAAACTGACTGTAGCTATAGTCATCCCCAGGCTTAGGCATCCAAGGGGCCCCACTCGAgcctgctgccatcttgaattcaAGGGGGGCATTGGCTGCTTCGTCCTGGAAGGCGGGCTCGGGTTCCGTGCCTGGAGGCAGCTCTTCCgggagggtggggatggggtaCGGGTATGGCTCAACTCCAGGAGGCTCAGCCTTGTCAGGGAGGGAGAAAAAGTTCTCGGGGGCCACTTCCTCGTCGCTGTCATCCTCCTCCTGTGTGATCTGCTTCGTCACCTGCAGGGCAGCACTCTTGGCCGCAGCCTTGATGGCGGAGGGCGACGGAGTGGTGGTTGTGGCGCCCACAACAGGAGCCAGAGGGGAGGGCTTGGTCTTCGAGGCCCGTCTGGAGGGCCTAGTGTCAGAGGAGCCGTCCGAGGCTTTCCGGGAGAAGGCATGGGGCAGGAGCAACCTGTTAGTCTCTTTCACAGTCAGGTTTTTAGGTTGGGGAAGCAAGGCAGACAAACCAGTCCCCTCGCCAGATCCCTGGTGAGCCCGGGTTTGGGGAAGGGGGGAAGGAAGATGACAAGTGAGATGACATGTACCACTGACAGCAAGAACAAGAATTACAGACCTGCGCCCTCGCGTCTGGCCTTAGCAGCCcttatttccttcttccctctgccCACTCAGGCCGCCCAATCTGGGCTTGACTCCTCCCACCT
This window harbors:
- the PRCC gene encoding proline-rich protein PRCC produces the protein MSLVAYASSDESEPDEAEPEPEPEEAAAPTSGSTLGGLFASLPAPKGPALLPPPPQMLAQAFPPPLLLPPPTGDPRLQPPPPLPFGLGGFPPPPGVSPAEAAGVGEGLGLGQPSPRGPGLSLPPPIGGAGPPLGLPKPKKRTEPVKIAAPELHKGDSDSEEDEPTKKKIVLQGSGEGTGLSALLPQPKNLTVKETNRLLLPHAFSRKASDGSSDTRPSRRASKTKPSPLAPVVGATTTTPSPSAIKAAAKSAALQVTKQITQEEDDSDEEVAPENFFSLPDKAEPPGVEPYPYPIPTLPEELPPGTEPEPAFQDEAANAPLEFKMAAGSSGAPWMPKPGDDYSYSQFSTYGDANAAGAYYQDYYSGGYYPAQDPALVPPQEIAPDASFIDDEAFKRLQGKRNRGREEINFVEIKGDDQLSGAQQWMTKSLTEEKTMKSFSKKKGEQPTGQQRRKHQITYLIHQAKERELELKNAWSENRLSRRQTQAKYGF